The Methanoculleus thermophilus genome includes a window with the following:
- a CDS encoding ABC transporter permease, producing the protein MVEISSRVWSVWRRNWDAFLRTYRVNFIPPFVEPVLYLLALGFGLGTYIEAVDGIPYPVFIAPALVSISVMYSAFFECTYSSYVRMYYQKTFDAIIATPVSIDEVIAGEMLWGATRGMIYAALMLPVLVIFDVVAMPSSLLLIPFAFLAGLLFAAIAMCFTAITPSIDALNYPSFLFITPMFLFSGTFFPLDLLPQPVQYFALAALPLTHIVSVNRAITLAAFSPINLFSLAWIAVATLLFFLLAIRLMRRRLIV; encoded by the coding sequence ATGGTCGAGATCAGCAGCAGGGTATGGAGCGTCTGGCGGAGAAACTGGGATGCGTTTCTTCGAACCTACCGGGTGAACTTCATCCCACCCTTCGTCGAGCCGGTGCTCTACCTCCTGGCACTTGGGTTTGGGCTTGGGACCTACATAGAGGCTGTGGACGGCATACCGTACCCGGTCTTCATCGCACCGGCCCTCGTCTCGATATCGGTGATGTATTCGGCCTTCTTTGAGTGCACCTACTCGTCATATGTCCGGATGTACTACCAGAAGACGTTTGACGCCATCATCGCAACACCCGTCAGCATCGATGAGGTGATCGCCGGGGAGATGCTCTGGGGCGCGACCAGGGGGATGATCTATGCGGCGCTGATGCTCCCGGTGCTCGTCATCTTCGATGTCGTGGCCATGCCCTCATCCTTGCTCCTCATTCCCTTCGCGTTCCTTGCCGGTCTTCTCTTTGCGGCGATAGCGATGTGTTTTACGGCGATCACGCCGAGCATCGATGCGTTGAATTATCCGTCATTCCTCTTCATCACCCCGATGTTTCTCTTCTCAGGGACATTCTTTCCCCTCGACCTCCTGCCGCAGCCGGTCCAGTACTTCGCCCTTGCCGCCCTCCCGCTCACGCATATCGTCAGCGTCAACCGGGCGATCACCCTCGCTGCATTCTCGCCGATCAACCTCTTCAGTCTCGCCTGGATTGCCGTGGCGACGCTGCTCTTCTTTCTTCTCGCTATCAGGCTGATGCGAAGGAGGCTGATCGTCTAA
- a CDS encoding CxxC-x17-CxxC domain-containing protein has translation MEERFSGRGSRSYQDRPREFHKAVCSDCGKECEVPFKPTEGRPVYCRDCLPKYRKPRF, from the coding sequence ATGGAAGAGAGATTTTCTGGCCGGGGTTCCCGTTCATACCAGGACCGCCCCCGCGAGTTCCACAAAGCAGTCTGCTCCGACTGCGGCAAGGAGTGCGAAGTTCCTTTCAAGCCGACGGAGGGTCGGCCTGTCTACTGTCGCGACTGCCTTCCAAAGTACAGGAAACCCCGATTTTAA
- a CDS encoding CxxC-x17-CxxC domain-containing protein, translating to MDERFSGRGPRSYQDRPREFHKAVCSDCGKECEVPFKPTEGRPVYCRDCLPKHRKPRF from the coding sequence ATGGATGAAAGATTTTCTGGCAGGGGCCCCCGTTCATACCAGGACCGCCCCCGCGAGTTCCACAAGGCAGTCTGTTCCGACTGCGGCAAGGAGTGCGAAGTTCCATTTAAGCCAACGGAGGGTCGGCCCGTCTACTGTCGCGACTGCCTTCCAAAGCACAGGAAACCCCGCTTTTGA